The Culex pipiens pallens isolate TS chromosome 2, TS_CPP_V2, whole genome shotgun sequence DNA window caacgctgtcgtgctaacttgtcgtacgtcgctctttgacgttttgagaaaaacgcattttaataacattaacaataacaaacacgttttgtttgattgACCATTCTGCACATTTGTCCTGAAGTTTGTTCACGGTAGTCGagcttgtgtcaaacgcgttctgatctgAAATCTCTCTGCCCTTTGTCACACTTACATGAATTTTCAGGGTGTATCAAGCTAGCaggacaagattgaaacttctttcatatgaaaagtgacaacaatgcaatgagttttttcggtttttattgaatatctcaggatttaaAACGAATTTTGGGGCTCTGTAAagatcaaaaggtgaggcattgtgagctgcacaaaatggcgttcttaactcaatttggcccaaaatgcacatgcgacaagttagcacgacagcgacgatttgGTTAATGTTGTCATGATAACTTTTTCGTTTTATAATACTTTTTCTATTTGATTCtacaatttaacttaaaaatttaaaaatttcaaatgtacaTTTTAAATGCTACTTCATTTCCAGAACAAGAAAAAATGCGACTTCAACGACTCTTGCAAAAGTAACGAGAAAACGGAAATCCTGCCTTCGCCTCGACAAACTTCATCTGCAAAATTAACTTGCCTGGCATCACAGTGTTTGGTGCTGCTGCCGGCTGCAGTCAGCCGGAAGGACCTTCTTTTTGCGCGTATGTTTCCGAGAACAGTCCGGGCTAATCCTGAGCGTTTACCTTTGCGCTTTAAAGCGGAGGACCGTGTCGTTGGTTTTCTACGTCAACGCTGCTGTGTTGTCGTGTGCAGCACAACCCCCCTCGAGGGAGGGAGGGGAGGTGGTTTAGCAGCTTGTGTCAGTCAGTGTCAATCAGGATAAAGAAGGGAGCAGTTAGGTGACTTTGGTTAAGCACTTTGATTTGTTGCGTAGACAATGAGGGGTGAATTTGGGTAATTTGCACAGCTTTATTATAGTTTGTTataagtttttttgattttccaagaatttttttattgaaggcaagccatttttagaaaaaaaaaccaatatcCCACGGGATGATCCATTGATCCTGGATATCAAATGCCATTGTGATACcttaatattgtcaaacaaaCATCAAACAACAAATCAAACACATTCCCTATGCAGAGTTCAACTTTCCCCAGTTCTTCGAAGGCTTCCAGGGTTCTTTCCTATCCAGGTTACTTTCCATCACAAGGTCCATGCGTGGGAGGAATGTTATCTGTTCACAGGTACACAGCTTCAAAGGAAACTCACGCATTCTCTCGAATCTCGAGAAAGAATTCTTTCGCCTCAAGAGTGTACTCAGTATTCAACAAGGAGAGCACATTTACTTTAACGCGTACCTCGGGTGGAATTGCCGGCTCGCGAGCagtggaaaattttaaattaattttttcttCCTCGAAAATTCGGGCACGTGGGCCAACAAGACAACAAAACTGGAGCCGATAACCTTCACCCACCGTCTCGGATGGCTCAGCAACTGCCCGGTCACGTCAGCGGAAATTTATGCAAATTGTCCACTAACGGTCCCGTGCCACATTAGCACTGGTGGGTTGAGTTGAGCGTCGGGCGAAGAATCATTAATTTATTCCTGCCATTTTAATAGATTTTTCCCTCCTACTGTCTCCTCGAGCAAACAGCTCAATTATCTCGCACTTCCTCCCGAAACGCCCATCACGCGATAGTGACGGAGCGTGTAGTTTTGTAGCATCACGACCTCCGGCCTCTCTGGCCTTCCATTCAGACGCGGCGTTGATCCCTTTTGGCCTGACCTGGCGTCGAATAAGGACTTGGTAGAAAGGAGGTAGAAATTTATAATATCTTGGAATCGTCCCAGAATAAAATATTCCAGTTTACGagaaaacaaattcaaatttcacaaCTTTATGGAACCAATTGTCATATCTATGAAAAGACGCGTTTTTTAACTCAACACAAAATTTGAGATTTcaaaagagtaaaaaaaaactgagcagTATAACGATGAGATTCCGCCTCCTCCATACAGGCTCCTCACCCCATGAAAGCCGTTCGAACCGCCCAATGATGCGTAACGATTAAACGAGGTCATCACCGGCGGATATCGTTTTGCCCTAGCTCGACAACCTTGCGCCTCCCGCTTCCGGTCTGGCCTTCGACCAAACACGGAGCGGAGCATGAAAGGCAAGCCAAACGGAACCATTTCGTCCCTGGGGTGGCCCCGGGTCCTCACCCTTAACCTTTTTTTTGGCACCGTTGTCCTGCGACGTTCAATGTCGTCGATTGGGACCGAACCAGGTGGAACGAACCGTGGTGaaagtgttttaatttttattatcatAAACCGATTTAGAGGACACGATTCGACACCTCGGCGATTGCTATCCGCAACAGAAGCAATTTAACTTATCCGTGAAGTTAAACGGCACGAGATGGAACaagattgcaaattaaaaatgcaatttgcTCTCAAGGTATGAACTGCGGTGATTTGAATCGTAATCCTAGATGAACCCACCTACACAGAATCATAACGAGCGAAATCATCGGTGCGGATGTTTGGCGAACTATATTTAGAACTGTAAAAAAGGTtgcaaataattaattaaatgttgaaaccagTAAAAACAAGAGCTGAAAGAAATACCAATATTTGAAAAGTTGTATTTGATCATCCGCAGTTTGTTGTGTTTAACAATGTAAAAATCCAATTTCATCAATTGATTTTGATGAATCCATAGATGAAAGGCATTCCATAGCACTATATTGTTATTTCTCAATCGCACATTGTATTCTGATGATCCAATCCAAGTTCAACGAAAATGTATACTAGTTTGATGCTAGAGGATTCGAATTTAatctcaaataaattcaaattgaaatgtttaataaatgtcagaaaataaaataaatatatctgAGTTCTTTACTATCATTTTCATTGTTGCAAGTCAAAATGAGTGTGTTGTAATTTTATTATGTCCCAAAATATGCCTACGAAGGATGTAGAAtatccaaaacaaacaaaaatctcgTTTGTTGACAGATTGAAGATTGAGATCCAATCTATATCTAATTAATTATCAAAttgccatataaaaaaaaggttttaaaattttgaaagaagcCTGTTTATTGACGCAACTACTGGTACTAACTTACTGATGagtcaaaaaaagattttaagattttaaaactttttttttcaatacatgttgaataaattcctttttttatatagttacgtagggcgtccaaatttctcggattttgaatttcccgggaaacacgaaaaatatttttggaacagtcataaaatgtatgtttttaatatatttgttatgtttttcaagcttaaaatcatagaattagctcaatcatattaattggtgataatctactcttcaatctaaacaaggacgacaagttttaaattgcttaaagggaattaaaataAGCGTtattgttctttgttgtgctttggatttgaaATGAACTACAacgtgattcaaattaaataaacttatttaatttgtttatatgACATGGTcacaaaagcttgaaaaatttatatgaaaaaatctttaaaaaacaagaggcgacaacaaataaaatgacaccagtcaatgtaaaacttaagctatgttttgaaaatgaataaacgccttttgaattgaatttttgcaaacatccatgtgttaaataaattcaccgttaaaattgaaaaaaaaaattacatattgtaacttgtattgaaaagatcaactttctcaaaaaaactacaaaatacatattttacaaattatctttaagttactacgccaactaggaaaaaaacaggaatacagtctgaataggtaagtAGATTTTGgagcaataaatttaaaaatcggtgttctgtgaaattgttttgttctgttcctgttttaaccaaaattattcaaaatatgcaaaaaatggctaaatagatgtcttaattcgtttcatTTGTTCTGATTTGCCCCACATGGCAGAGTTTGatgagaaataatttgatttgattttttttatttaaatcataaataaacCTAGATATCTCAATCTTCttttaaagcgctaggcattttaaacttttaacagTTTTCCCTTATACACCAAAtcatgctgatatatgccgaatacaaattataatgctttaaaattattatctatTATAAGGTATTCAAATGTTCATTTCcacaacaacatttttaaattcgggaattcccgggacaaattatgaaaaatcccggTATTCGGAAATTACCAATGTTAATAAATGTccagaagagtgctaggcgtcttctaacctaaggcactctccaggatcccttcgaaagattggctgcgctagggtttgattagattacATTAGATTACAATCTTAATAGATCGATTTTTTtagacacagcaaaaaatcgcatgcaaaagcatgcacatcaccttcgtcaaaataaacactcaatattacacactgcatgtacaatttttgcaaacacaaaaaaaaagttgcaaccgacgggattcaaacccagcaccaacagtaaggactggcgccttagcccactcggccatcagaccgatgaatagCTGTAagaataaacgcatatatgagtttgacatttcggtcaagtaggtttcccatactgatgggctacatatttcagggtgtaaaatcacataaaattgcataaaataatgcaatgtttattttacacccaggccttttacacgcagctggattactatttttttagctgtgtaagtAACTGTGCCATTTATGAACCGAATTGGctcaaaatactttttgcatACTTACTTATgtttgcctaaggaatcaagTCAGAAGGTActcctgatgtcgattttttattgCAACCCCAGTGGCCACTCAAATACCATTTTTGAATCCCCGTCTTTCCAATgcctcaaataataaaaaaaatattgcaaatttaaaccAGTTTATAAAAAGTCAACATCAACAAATATTATCAGTTGAtgctttgtaaaaaaatatatttaaaaaggtGATGATAACAATATTAAGAAAATACTataattatgataaaaaaaatgaaacaatcaaaactattagaaatttaaaatacataaaatttaaatacaaaaattaaaaaaaaacatcgagtttttgtttcaaaacgccatgcaaaattaaattttaaattttatccttgtttttttttttatttcaagaaaaaactgaacataagctttattcataaaaaaaaattgtttgtcatGTTTCCATTTTTAGTTTGTGAGTTTTTATATTTACTTCATAAAATCAATGTTCATTGTAGTTCATTGTGTTCATCATGTTGTCACTATTTTAAtgctttcaattttcattttttttttaaatgcgtgCTCTTTGTTCTTTGAGGAAAgtggggcaataatatgaacgttttgaaaaatacgtcatttgtggacaccccctgacaaaatttagaacaaatttctgaggtggtggggcagttgcctcatgttgccccaccctgtgcacggtAGTGATCCAGAGTAACAAGCGACACTTTTGAAAAGACAAATTCTTCAAACATATTTGTAATGGCCTTAATTCAAAACGTCTCGAATCTATTTCGTTAttataaaagactaatttttttatatttcaaaaagtatttattatatgagttgtaataaaaaaaaacttaatttttgtttgattttagaTTATCTTCAGCGAAGAAGGCAAACCCTATTCTTCATAATAGCAGAATCCACAATCTGAACAAATTCCACGACTCACGAGAACggcggaaaaaaaatcctagaCCGAACCGTAATCAGACAGCAAAACATCGGCAAATTGCAACTTGGGTTCATTTCTATGAGtcgcaggaaaaaaaatataaaatagttGGAACatgatgacatttttttttctctctcgcgGAATATCGAATATTTGCGCTGAGCAGATCCCCGGTTCCGATGTCACCGTGTACCAATCATTTGTACCGGGAGTTTTTGCTCCGTTCATTCACAGACAACACACACATTGTATGATTCCGTTTTTAATTGCACGGTTTTGTTGAACTTGCTGCACTCTTCACATGCAAGTCCCGAGTGAGTTTgagtacgtgtgtgtgtgtgtgtgtttgcttttTTAGTATCTAAATTTATTCCAGACAATTTCACCCTCGCACACACATGCCCTCACGCGTTCGATGTTGATATTTTGTGCACAAAGCTGTAAAGTACACATAAACCTACACaatcacacaaactcacacacagttTATAAATCCGTGTGCAGCACGGGGGGTCTCGCGTCGAGGATTTTGCTCGCGATGGGCATCACGTTCGACGTGGACGTTCCGCCCCCCGTCGTGGTGGTCGTCACCGTGGTCGTGGTGGTTCCGTTTCCGCTGGTTCGCATTCCGCTGGccgggttgttgttgttgttgttgccgttGACGGGGTCGTTCGGGTGGTTCTGGTCTGCGACCTTCTGGCGGCCGGCGTGCAGGATTTTGGTGGAGTTGCCCCGCTCGGAGCCCCGGTTCCGACCGAACCGAGGGAAGAAGCTGTTTTCGATCTGGAGCTGGGCGTTGATGTCTTTGCCCTTGGTGCAGGTGCAGGCCTTGAGGAAGCTCTTCTTGAAGTTGTCCGAGAGAAAGGCGTACAGGATGGGGTTCATGGCGGAGTTGGAGTAGCCGAGACAGCTGACGAGGACAAAGACGGTGATTTCGAGGCGGGATTTGCACACGTCTGGCGGGGAGTTGATGAGGGCCACCTGGGAGATCCAGTAGGGTAGCCAGCAGAGGACGTACACGGTTATCACGGTGAGGACGAGTTTGGTGACTTTGCGGTGGGAGCGTTTCTTCTCTTTGGATTTGCTCTTTGGGCCCACCGTGCGTAGTTTGCGGATCACCAAGTAGTAGAACATTAAAATTAACGACAACGGGATGGCGAATCCTAGGATGAGGGAGTATAGGGTGAAGGTTGTGCCCGAATTGCCGGCGTTTTCCGAGGGCCACACAATGTTGCAGGAAAGTTTATCCTTTTCGCGTGGTATTGTGTTGCTGTAGAGAAGGACCGGCAGCATGATCATAGCGGAGGCGGTCCAAGCGATGGCCGAGACTATCTTCGATACCAGTGGAGTCCGGAACCGTGGCGATGAAATGGGGTGGCAAACCGCGATGTACCGGTCGGCGGACATTATGAACAGAAAGATTGACGAGGTGAACTGGGTTATCGACGTCGATACCATGTAGGCCTTGCACATCACATTGCCGAACGTCCACTCGCCCAGGTGCATTGTCGTGATGAGAAATGGAATCCCTATCAGAAAGCACTGGTCCGCGATGGCCAGGTTCAGGATGTACATGTTCGTAACGGTTTGCATCTTGGAGAAACGTAGCACCACATAAATCACCAGCGTGTTTCCGAACAGTCCAATGATGGCAACGACCGCGTACAGAATCATCGAGATCAAATTCCCAATGGGCATCTGTATCGATGGGCAAATCTCGTACACCGAGTCGTTGTAGAACGGGAAGAACGCATAAGGGTACGGGTA harbors:
- the LOC120423742 gene encoding somatostatin receptor type 2-like; protein product: MEQQWNGTVSLEMDNGTNGFSTASPMGGVAPGMSPPSVVGGLPFPSELLTLIRQSATVSASGNLSYLLSNFTRALTSTGTDFNLSRRYPYPYAFFPFYNDSVYEICPSIQMPIGNLISMILYAVVAIIGLFGNTLVIYVVLRFSKMQTVTNMYILNLAIADQCFLIGIPFLITTMHLGEWTFGNVMCKAYMVSTSITQFTSSIFLFIMSADRYIAVCHPISSPRFRTPLVSKIVSAIAWTASAMIMLPVLLYSNTIPREKDKLSCNIVWPSENAGNSGTTFTLYSLILGFAIPLSLILMFYYLVIRKLRTVGPKSKSKEKKRSHRKVTKLVLTVITVYVLCWLPYWISQVALINSPPDVCKSRLEITVFVLVSCLGYSNSAMNPILYAFLSDNFKKSFLKACTCTKGKDINAQLQIENSFFPRFGRNRGSERGNSTKILHAGRQKVADQNHPNDPVNGNNNNNNPASGMRTSGNGTTTTTVTTTTTGGGTSTSNVMPIASKILDARPPVLHTDL